Proteins encoded by one window of Bacteroidia bacterium:
- a CDS encoding acetylornithine transaminase, giving the protein MKNTNQKFHEIDQEYYLRTFKRYPITLASGKGAKVWDVEGKEYIDAVAGIAVNSVGHCHPAVVEAIQKQAEKLIHISNFYLSEPQAHLSQKLAEISGLDRVFLTNSGAEAVEGALKIARKHAHSIGRGGNIISMHGCFHGRTLATIATGKKEMQNGFEPIPQGFIQVPFNDIDAVAAALNEEVAAVIVEPLQGEGGIIEAQPEYLQQLRQLCDENNTVLIFDEIQSGIGRTGKWFAKDHYGVQPDIMTLAKGLGGGVPIGAVLSTEAVSAAINFGDHGTTFGGNPLVCAASLAVLKVIEDENLLKAADEKGKWLRQQINSLNEPSIKKIKGLGLMLGIEFEFETKPLVAEMLSRGVLANSTAGNVLRLVPPLNIGYPELELLVSVLILSLNKLKENA; this is encoded by the coding sequence ATGAAAAACACCAATCAAAAATTCCATGAGATTGACCAGGAATATTATCTCCGGACTTTTAAACGATACCCGATTACCCTGGCTTCAGGAAAGGGCGCTAAGGTATGGGATGTGGAAGGAAAGGAATACATTGATGCGGTAGCCGGCATTGCGGTAAACAGCGTGGGGCATTGCCATCCGGCAGTGGTTGAGGCTATTCAAAAACAGGCAGAAAAGCTGATCCATATTTCAAACTTTTACCTGAGCGAACCACAGGCACACCTTTCCCAAAAGCTTGCAGAAATATCGGGACTCGACCGCGTTTTCCTGACCAACAGCGGTGCAGAGGCCGTGGAGGGTGCATTGAAGATTGCACGGAAACACGCCCACAGCATAGGCCGGGGCGGAAACATAATTTCAATGCATGGATGCTTTCATGGGCGTACACTGGCCACGATCGCCACAGGGAAAAAAGAAATGCAAAACGGATTTGAGCCAATTCCTCAAGGATTTATCCAGGTGCCGTTTAATGATATAGACGCAGTAGCAGCCGCCCTGAACGAGGAAGTAGCGGCAGTAATTGTGGAACCTTTGCAGGGCGAAGGCGGAATAATAGAGGCCCAACCTGAATATCTACAACAATTGCGTCAACTCTGTGATGAAAACAACACCGTCCTGATCTTCGATGAAATCCAATCCGGAATAGGCCGTACAGGAAAATGGTTTGCCAAGGACCATTATGGCGTGCAGCCGGATATTATGACACTGGCTAAAGGGCTTGGCGGGGGCGTTCCCATCGGGGCTGTTCTTTCCACTGAAGCGGTGAGCGCTGCTATAAATTTTGGAGATCATGGGACTACCTTTGGCGGCAACCCGCTGGTATGTGCAGCATCCCTGGCCGTGCTAAAGGTGATAGAAGACGAAAACCTGCTGAAAGCCGCAGATGAAAAAGGCAAATGGCTGCGTCAGCAAATTAATTCTTTGAATGAACCTTCTATTAAAAAAATAAAAGGTCTGGGTCTGATGCTGGGAATTGAATTTGAATTTGAAACAAAACCTTTGGTAGCAGAAATGCTGAGCAGAGGTGTACTGGCCAATTCCACAGCAGGCAACGTTTTGCGGCTTGTTCCCCCGCTCAACATCGGATACCCGGAACTGGAATTATTGGTGAGTGTTTTAATATTATCATTAAATAAATTAAAAGAAAATGCATAA